The following proteins are co-located in the Palaemon carinicauda isolate YSFRI2023 chromosome 3, ASM3689809v2, whole genome shotgun sequence genome:
- the LOC137632654 gene encoding piggyBac transposable element-derived protein 4-like, translated as MDASSFYGYAEPPSDDDDDDYSNDEISNSSLSDSDPNFDDEESSSYSESEDDGTGDDSILPATDDDGTEDENILPSTSNVTDIQQQLSQANGNSDWQDIVALPRNFLCTAREEKHYTLPSTSDGEVLPLDVYKLFVTDEIFDLIVIETNRFYNTTAAMKPITRHSKMKAWKPVTKQDIEKFFGIFILMGLNKQPTFESYWSRSKMYGVDLIKTTMARNKFELILRFIHFADNSHSDGSDRLFKLRPLIQLLSRNFKKFTPGEKVVIDESMVLFRGRTILRQYNPNKSHKYGLKVYKLCSVDGYTWEFMIYKGKGDNAPGIEHAEYITRALMDGLLSEGEVAAQQNSEGIKVIKWKDQRDVLMLSTVPEYTKELVKTGKIKRGIEREKPQCILDYNAAKKGVDYSDQMASYYSPLRKVKKWYKKGAFELLLGTAIVNSYILFNNFHTNKPISIKKFRESVVLSPLTGKPTEDIKIGKDFSPIGGKRLLHVLVELDGKCRDVRKRCRGCYELLSKNEGSQIAARKARRVKTVCGQCEGKPHLCPSCFERLHSKEY; from the exons ATGGATGCTAGTAGCTTTTATGGGTATGCAGAACCAccgtcagatgatgatgatgatgattacagcaATGATGAAATTTCAAATTCCTCCCTAAGTGACTCTGATCCAAATTTCGATGATGAAGAAAGTAGCAGCTACAGCGAATCAGAAGATGATGGTACAGGAGATGACAGCATTTTGCCAGCAACGGATGATGATGGTACGGAGGATGAAAATATATTGCCTTCAACATCTAATGTGACAGATATTCAACAACAATTATCTCAAGCAAATGGAAACTCTGACTGGCAGGATATCGTTGCTCTCCCTAGAAACTTCCTATGTACAGCTAGAGAAGAGAAACATTACACTTTGCCATCTACTTCAGATGGAGAAGTTCTTCCACTTGATGTGTATAAATTATTTGTTACTGATGAGATCTTTGATTTGATAGTAATTGAAACTAATAGATTTTATAATACTACTGCAGCAATGAAGCCTATTACTAGGCACTCTAAGATGAAAGCTTGGAAACCAGTAACCAAACAAGACATTGAAAAGTTCTTTGGTATCTTTATTCTCATGGGTCTGAATAAGCAGCCAACTTTTGAGAGCTACTGGAGTAGGAGCAAAATGTATGGAGTTGATCTTATAAAGACAACCATGGCTAGGAATAAATTTGAGCTGATCCTACGATTTATACACTTTGCAGATAATAGTCACTCAGATGGAAGTGATAGACTTTTCAAACTGCGGCCACTGATTCAGCTTTTGTCAAGAAACTTTAAAAAATTCACACCTGGTGAGAAGGTTGTAATAGATGAAAGTATGGTTTTATTTAGAGGTCGAACAATATTACGGCAATATAATCCAAATAAAAGTCACAAATATGGATTGAAAGTCTATAAATTGTGCTCAGTGGATGGATATACTTGGGAATTCatgatttacaaagggaaaggtgataatGCTCCAGGAATAGAACATGCAGAGTATATAACTCGGGCACTAATGGATGGACTTCTTAGTGAAG gtgaagtagcagcacaGCAGAATTCTGAAGGCATAAAAGTTATAAAGTGGAAGGATCAACGTGATGTTCTTATGCTATCAACTGTCCCTGAATATACCAAAGAATTAGTCAAAACTGGTAAAATAAAACGTGGTATAGAGAGAGAAAAGCCGCAATGTATCTTGGATTATAATGCAGCCAAAAAAGGAGTGGACTACTCTGACCAGATGGCCTCATATTACTCACCCCTCAGAAAAGTTAAGAAGTGGTACAAGAAAGGAGCTTTTGAGCTTCTTCTTGGGACTGCTATAGTAAATTCATATATTCTCTTCAACAATTTTCACACAAACAAACCAATTTCAATAAAGAAATTTAGAGAATCTGTAGTACTCTCACCTTTGACAGGTAAACCAACTGAAGATATAAAGATTGGGAAGGATTTTTCACCCATTGGGGGGAAAAGGTTACTTCATGTTTTAGTTGAGTTAGATGGAAAATGTAGAGATGTGAGAAAAAGATGCAGAGGTTGCTATGAGTTACTTAGTAAGAATGAAGGAAGCCAAATCGCAGCACGCAAAGCAAGAAGAGTAAAGACAGTGTGTGGTCAATGTGAAGGCAAGCCTCATTTATGCCCATCATGCTTTGAAAGACTTCATTCAAAGGAGTACTAA